The following proteins come from a genomic window of Acetivibrio cellulolyticus CD2:
- a CDS encoding DUF5050 domain-containing protein: MNKRFGIMQIVVASILVIGLVITLNQFYGRMKAKSTDDNVNMLAQNTSIAQVFYTPTPQITDAPTLTPTNMNSSNINAPFKLNRDEIANLVSQGVINDSKYSVKKIIYGEKEFYTKDFPGNIFFKNKNSSKEELLFENKCLDFYIDHDVLYTLSEDQYLFKCFLDREKIDPYKMFDDDTKVSALFEDKNILYFYTPSGDLYKIEESSSTRKLAHDFGKLYKVINDWIYYFPIKNGEILETRPQYHGFPGKEIVLKCVRNNGEEEKIVYKDYNYQGWQADIKLICNDKDWIYYHTIALGSGGSGEGMMNPNFGLFGKMKIGSSEKTEYKEFRMYKPIEKDGYIYYISIYPWGSTLETERKETIKRINLKTFKHEPLLEVDNWVENRSFTIFKDWIYYIADDGFAERVKLDGSDKRRIDAGFPTQDGSFPIQFIPGYINDNGMVKKVLATAYKEEKLGSDQGIQYSTRIRIFDEGMKDVFPGKIMNIPEIIDLERIEAITLHGNNLYWKLGDEYFGYNIE, translated from the coding sequence ATGAATAAACGCTTTGGAATTATGCAAATTGTTGTCGCTTCGATTTTGGTAATTGGTTTGGTTATAACATTAAACCAATTTTATGGGCGTATGAAAGCCAAAAGCACTGATGATAATGTAAATATGCTCGCCCAAAATACTTCTATTGCGCAAGTATTTTATACACCTACTCCCCAAATAACTGATGCACCAACACTTACTCCGACAAATATGAATTCTAGTAACATAAACGCCCCTTTTAAACTTAACCGAGATGAAATTGCAAATTTAGTAAGCCAAGGTGTTATTAATGATTCAAAATATTCTGTCAAAAAAATTATTTATGGTGAGAAAGAATTTTATACAAAAGATTTTCCCGGTAATATCTTTTTTAAGAATAAGAATAGCTCAAAAGAGGAACTTTTGTTTGAAAATAAGTGTTTGGATTTTTATATCGATCACGACGTGTTGTATACTTTATCAGAGGATCAATATTTATTTAAATGTTTTCTTGACAGAGAAAAAATAGATCCTTACAAAATGTTTGATGATGATACAAAAGTATCTGCTCTGTTTGAAGATAAGAATATTTTATATTTTTACACTCCATCTGGAGATCTATATAAAATTGAGGAAAGTTCTTCTACCCGAAAGTTGGCACATGATTTTGGAAAACTCTACAAAGTAATAAATGACTGGATTTATTACTTTCCGATAAAAAATGGTGAGATTCTCGAGACAAGACCGCAATACCATGGATTTCCCGGCAAGGAAATAGTCTTGAAGTGTGTAAGAAATAATGGAGAAGAAGAAAAGATAGTATATAAAGATTACAACTATCAAGGCTGGCAAGCTGATATAAAGTTAATATGCAATGATAAGGATTGGATTTATTACCACACAATAGCATTAGGTTCAGGGGGTTCCGGTGAAGGAATGATGAATCCTAACTTTGGCTTGTTTGGCAAAATGAAAATTGGCAGCAGCGAAAAAACTGAATATAAAGAATTCAGAATGTATAAGCCCATAGAAAAAGATGGATACATATATTATATTTCTATTTATCCTTGGGGTTCTACATTAGAGACTGAACGCAAAGAAACAATTAAGAGAATTAATCTTAAAACTTTTAAACATGAGCCACTTTTAGAAGTGGACAATTGGGTAGAAAATAGGAGTTTTACAATATTTAAAGACTGGATTTATTATATTGCTGATGATGGATTTGCAGAAAGAGTTAAGTTGGATGGAAGCGACAAACGTAGAATTGATGCCGGCTTTCCAACTCAAGATGGTAGTTTTCCAATTCAATTTATACCGGGATATATAAATGATAATGGTATGGTTAAAAAAGTTCTAGCAACTGCGTATAAGGAAGAAAAGCTCGGGTCTGATCAAGGAATTCAATATAGTACCAGGATCAGAATTTTCGATGAAGGAATGAAGGATGTATTCCCTGGAAAGATTATGAACATCCCTGAAATTATCGATTTGGAAAGAATTGAAGCTATAACCCTTCATGGGAATAATTTATACTGGAAACTAGGGGATGAATATTTTGGGTATAACATTGAGTGA